The Misgurnus anguillicaudatus chromosome 21, ASM2758022v2, whole genome shotgun sequence genome includes a window with the following:
- the kif18a gene encoding kinesin-like protein KIF18A, translating into MRDVELCSHVKVVVRVRPLNDKEKAGNFRNVVQVVDNHMLIFDPKEEQVTFFRGQRGGNRDVRKKANKDLKFVFDSVFSEDSSQLEVFENTTKAIVDSVLNGYNCTVFAYGATGAGKTHTMLGSVDDPGVMYYTMKELFTRMDSIKEEKVFDIAFSYLEVYNEQIRDLLSNSGSLAVREDGSNGVVVQGLTLHQPKSAEHILEALDYGNRNRTQHPTDMNATSSRSHAVFQIYLRQQDKTASLNPNVCVAKMSLIDLAGSERASATNAKGARLREGANINRSLLALGNVINTLANPKCKKTHIPYRDSKLTRLLKDSLGGNCRTVMIANVSPSSFSYEDTHNTLKYANRAKEIKSTLKSNVMSLDSHIGQYAVICEKQKAEIIMLKQKLREYEERKVEVPALNPIPIQRRAEFEKISESMRSAFAARLKVRKEQLVIEKQLNESRLTMRHRELWHQQSLIFFPDNRAEKATCKYERKLASLKSHQEHLQKRLLESEKQFQENEGWLHRIENEMKMLGHEGQSPEELQRELKCHQLQVKIADLQQHIEHMNHLISVQDQENAHTHKLVNALLSTCRRQHLALKAESIATDDGEWEELERLVHRERGVVWADQEKPEERVDGGTGNTQLQPILSFSHLISHQSTPCSAEKRTRRTSQRLRLAHSSKAGSPQNQDAEAECAPKKPIRRKLSVSPANPGEDGAIPVPPHYPPALQEVLRQEGMFPIQYTPQGQPHTSCTFDPNSTFDVGHNEDTAGANATVVLSPEPPMTLRALRANNGNEPPKRLEIPSLLDLRRSKPSYMAMTSAAQGKRKFGSNDGKEESSQAIAAAPKRIKRDTCEASKALRVRRFGVSSENEPRRIVVRSVSEGNLHQLDQRKPKSGSMGAAAFFRKVAKRM; encoded by the exons ATGCGAGATGTGGAGCTGTGCAGCCACGTAAAAGTGGTGGTCCGAGTCCGTCCTTTAAATGACAAGGAAAAGGCTGGGAATTTCAGAAATGTGGTCCAGGTGGTTGACAACCACATGCTTATCTTTGATCCCAAAGAGGAACAAGTGACGTTTTTCCGGGGGCAAAGGGGAGGCAACAGGGATGTACGGAAGAAAGCCAATAAAGACCTCAAGTTTGTGTTTGACAGCGTGTTTAGCGAAGACTCTTCACAGTTGGAGGTTTTTGAgaacaccacaaaagcaattgTGGATAGTGTCCTGAATGGCTACAACTGCACtg TGTTTGCTTATGGGGCTACAGGAGCAGGAAAAACGCATACAATGTTGGGCAGTGTGGATGACCCAGGAGTGATGTATTACACCATGAAGGAACTGTTTACTCGTATGGACTCCATCAAGGAAGAAAAAGTCTTCGATATAGCTTTCTCTTATCTTGAG GTTTATAATGAGCAGATTCGGGATTTGCTATCTAACTCTGGTTCATTAGCGGTAAGAGAGGATGGGTCCAATGGAGTTGTGGTTCAAGGACTTACCCTGCACCAG CCGAAATCTGCCGAGCACATCCTTGAAGCTCTTGATTATGGCAACAGGAACAGGACGCAGCACCCCACTGACATGAACGCCACATCTTCGCGCTCCCATGCCGTATTCCAG ATCTACTTGAGGCAACAGGATAAGACAGCCAGTCTCAATCCAAACGTTTGTGTGGCTAAGATGAGTTTAATCGACCTGGCCGGCTCAGAAAGGGCCAGTGCTACCAACGCCAAGGGGGCCCGTCTCCGAGAAGGGGCCAACATCAACCGGTCTCTTCTTGCCCTTGGGAATGTCATCAACACACTCGCCAACCCCAAA TGTAAGAAGACGCACATTCCTTACAGAGATAGCAAGCTGACACGGCTCCTCAAAGACTCGCTCGGTGGAAACTGCCGAACTGTGATGATCGCTAACGTCAGCCCGTCCTCGTTTTCCTATGAAGATACGCACAACACTCTCAAATATGCCAACCGCGCCAAGGAGATCAAATCCACT CTGAAGAGTAATGTCATGAGCTTGGACAGTCACATCGGCCAGTATGCTGTCATTTGTGAAAAACAGAAAGCAGag ATCATCATGCTGAAACAGAAACTTCGAGAGTATGAAGAGCGGAAGGTGGAGGTTCCTGCCCTCAATCCAATCCCCATCCAGAGACGAGCCGAATTTGAGAA AATATCTGAGTCTATGCGCAGCGCGTTTGCAGCACGTCTGAAGGTCCGTAAGGAGCAGCTAGTCATTGAAAAGCAACTGAATGAAAGCAGGCTGACCATGAGACACAGGGAGCTGTGGCACCAGCAGAGCTTGATCTTCTTCCCCGACAACAGGGCTGAGAAG GCCACCTGTAAGTACGAGCGTAAGTTGGCCTCCCTGAAGTCTCACCAGGAGCACCTGCAAAAGCGCTTGCTGGAGAGCGAAAAGCAATTTCAGGAGAACGAGGGATGGCTTCACCGCATCGAAAACGAGATGAAGATGCTTGGACATGAAGGACAGTCTCCAGAG GAGCTGCAAAGAGAACTAAAGTGCCATCAGCTGCAGGTGAAGATCGCTGACCTTCAGCAACACATTGAGCACATGAACCACCTCATCAGTGTGCAAGACCAGGAAAACGCTCACACGCACAA GTTGGTAAACGCCCTGCTGTCCACCTGCCGCCGACAGCACCTGGCGTTGAAGGCCGAGAGCATCGCCACAGATGACGGCGAGTGGGAGGAGCTGGAGCGTCTGGTGCACAGAGAGAGGGGCGTGGTCTGGGCAGACCAGGAGAAACCAGAGGAGAGGGTTGATGGTGGCACAGGAAACACTCAACTACAGCCCATCCTGTCTTTCTCGCACCTCATTTCTCACCAGAGCACGCCGTGCA GTGCAGAGAAACGCACGCGCCGAACCTCACAGCGACTGAGACTCGCACACTCATCTAAAG CGGGTAGCCCTCAAAATCAGGATGCAGAGGCTGAATGTGCTCCTAAAAAACCAATCAGGAGGAAGCTGTCCGTGTCTCCTGCAAATCCAGGTGAGGATGGAGCAATTCCTGTGCCGCCCCACTACCCTCCTGCCCTTCAGGAGGTCTTAAGGCAGGAGGGCATGTTCCCAATACAGTACACTCCTCAGGGCCAGCCACATACTTCATGCACCTTTGATCCAAACTCAACATTCGACGTTGGTCATAATGAGGACACGGCCGGCGCCAATGCCACAGTAGTCCTATCACCTGAGCCACCCATGACTCTCCGGGCGCTACGAGCTAACAATGGGAATGAGCCACCTAAAAG GTTGGAGATCCCATCGCTTTTAGACCTGCGAAGATCCAAACCATCTTACATGGCCATGACCTCGGCTGCTCAGGGCAAGCGCAAATTcgg TTCCAACGATGGGAAAGAGGAGAGTTCTCAAGCCATAGCCGCGGCACCCAAGCGTATAAAAAGAGATACCTGCGAGGCGTCTAAAGCACTACGAGTCCGACGTTTTGGAG TTTCATCTGAGAATGAGCCACGTCGAATAGTAGTACGAAGCGTATCTGAGGGAAACCTCCATCAGCTCGATCAGCGCAAGCCCAAATCGGGCTCAATGGGGGCTGCTGCATTCTTTAGAAAAGTAGCCAAGAGGATGTAA